A region of the Haematobia irritans isolate KBUSLIRL chromosome 5, ASM5000362v1, whole genome shotgun sequence genome:
ATACCATATTTACTTATGAGTAGTTATGATTTAAAAGAGAGTAATTGCGTTGCCTACTTTTAGGACGCttctttttataaatatttatatggttTGTGAACTGGATAGTATATATGAAACCGTTTGTGAGTGTAAGATAGCAACTTAATAACGGTGCCTAGTCTTAGGATGCAAATTTATAACTTTTGGCAACGCTTGGATCTTCAGTTTAAGCTTTCTCTATTTAAAATTAACTGTTGTGGAAGAAGTTGTATTTTGTAAAAAGGAGCTTTCTGGCAGAACATGTTATATTTGTTATCCTTCTTGTTGGAAATTAAACTGATGGTGTAGCATGTTCCAGTTGGGTCATTTGTTTTCCTGCACTGACAGATATATGACCCATCAGCATACTAACAAAATATAGAATGTTGTAACATCAATTGTTCTACCAACAATATATCAGCCGTTAGAAGCGACaaccaaaagaaaaataaataattttgtagctTTTGAATCccgttttttataattttttacaaccCATCCAACATATGAATTCATAAGTCAGTTGATTGTCATTCGTCAAACAAAGAAGTtggttttatgaaataaagtgaatttttgtattgaatCTCTGAATAAAAATATCGTTTTTTAATTGGGATTTCACAATATCGCACGACATTGCACCAAAGGATAAGAAAAAGCTCTTGTCCTCACCATAAGGTCCTTCGAGCCGGATACTGCAACTTGTGAATCATCAACTAAGAGATCATGTCCAAAGAAGGCATGTCTGTTTTAGAAGAAACAACTGGGACACCTGGGAATTCCAGTAACCTAATTCATGTTAAGGTATTACATCGGGATAATATAATGAAGCAAGTTTTGAATGAAGCAAGTAATTTGGCTGAGTATAATAATTTAACAATTCACCAACTAGAGGTAAAATTATCATTGTTGGAGCGCCGACTTGAAGCCTTTGAATCAGCTCAAGGTAAATTGGAGTCGTTGGACGAAtcacaatttattttaacacatcgttcaatttttgaagatgcgtatttcaaaataaaatcatgTATTCTTGAACGAATGTCCAATCTCCGCCTAAATATTACTGAGCCAAGTATGTGCAGCACAAGAGTACTTACGTCATCGCCCCAACAGCCGCAACGGCCATCATTACCTCCGTTGCAGCTATCTAAATTCAATGGCGATTACACCACATGGTCGGATTTTTACAATATGTTTCTTGTATTAGTCCACGAAAATTCCGATCTTTCCGTCATATCAAAGTTCCAATATTTGCGATCTTGTCTTACCGATGAAGCTGCGCGATTAATACAGGCTTTGGAAATGACACCACAAAATTATGAAGAGGCATTGCAGATCTTAAAACTTCGTTATGACAATAAGAGATTCATTTTTCAGTCACACATCGAGAAAATATTCTCCATCAAACAACTTCGCAACCCTTCGGCTCATGAGGTAAGAGATTTTATGGATTATACCAACGCCAATATTCGAGCGCTTCAAACAATAGCTTCACGAGAACAAATATCAAATGGCATCTTGCTCCATATGATCGTCTCAAAACTCGATGCAGACACTCAATCTAAGTGGGAAGAAGAAATTTTCACCAATTGGGATAATGGAGAAACTAACGATGAACTTGTGCTTCCAGAGCTTAAAGATCTCTCTTTGTTTCTCGAAAGAAGATGTAAGAGTTTGGATTTAATGTCATCCAACGAGATTAAGCATCGTCAATTTCACATGAAACCTCCCAATAACAATTCATTTCAAGCAAAAAAGAAGTCTGCTTCTTCTTTCGTAGTCTCGAATGCACCTACCCaatgttgtttttgtaaatCTCCAACCCCCCACAACCCATTCAATTGCCGCAAATTTATTGAGATGAAAGACACGGAGAGATTTCGTAtggtaaaaaatctaaaactatGCCTAAACTGTCTTGGTACAAATCACTTTGCTTCCAAATGTCCATCGACTAATAGATGTCAGTTGTGTAACAACACACATCACACACTATTACACAAACAACAATCGTCGTCACCTTCGTTGCCACAGCCATCCACGTTGCTTCCACCTTTGCCCTCACAGCCAACACCATCGATAACTCCACCAGAATCTACTGCAGCCACTTCACTACATCTCTCTGACATTGATAGCACCGTTATACTTGGGACAGCACAAGTTGAATTGAAATCGTCAAAGGGAAGATCAATAATTGTACGTGCCCTATTGGATTCGGGATCTCAATTACATTTTGTCACAGAACATATTGCACAATACTTACGGGTGCCGCGCACAAAAATATCCATGGAAGTAAATGGAATAGCTCATAACAGCATTGGCGCATTTAACACCTGCAGCTTTGCCGTAACTTCTTTATATTCCGACTACTCTTCGTCTATCACTGCTACCATCATTCCATCCATAACATCATACCAGCCTCAGAACGCACTTGACATTAAGCAGTGGAGAATTCCAGGCAACGTAAAACTCGCAGACAATTCTTTTTATTTACCGGGACCCATAGACTTGCTTATAGGAGCTGAGTTATTTTATGAATTACTGCTAGTCGgacaaataaaaaatggaaacacaCCAACTCTCCAAAAAACAAGGCTAGGCTGGATAGTCGTTGGCTCTTCTTTGCAGCAAAAACAAGAACAACGAACACTAAATAACACTGCACAACCAGCTGTAAGCTCGGCATTGCTTGCAACAACATCAAATCAAAATTCACCACAGTCGTGTGGTGACGTCATTAATCTAAATACATCATCCACATTAGAACAAAACCATAGATCAGCTGATTTGTtttcattgttttgttttcatgttTCTTCACAGCCACCATATAGTAAGTTAAAGATGACAGAAGAGCCATTGCTGGAGACTATTCTAGAGAGATTTTGGAATGTGGAAGAGTGCTCACCATCACCCACGCAAGGTTTTACAGTCGAGGAAGAGGAgtgtgaaaaaatgttcaaagaaACAACGACAAGGTGCCCTGtaagtaacaaatttattgtcaGATTGCCATTCAAGGTAAATCCGTCTGTTTTGGGGTCCTCCTTTGAAATATCACAACGGCGTTTTTACTCTTTGGAAAACAAATTGTATCGTAATCCAAATCTATGGTCGGAATATGGTAGTTTTATACGTGAGTATATTCAATTGCAACATATGGAACTAGCTAAACCCACAGAAAATATTACGTATAACTATATTCCACATCACTGGGTAACGAAGCTCGATAGCTCCACAACCAAATTGCGTGTCGTCTTTGACGCGTCATGTAGAACAAACAATGGAATAGCGCTTAACGAAATTTTACGAGTGGGGCCCACGCTGCAAgaagacatttttacaattttaatacgaTTTCGGTACCATAAATTTGCATTAGTTGCCGATATAGCCAAAATGTATCGGCAAGTTTTGGTGGACGAAAGAGATTGTCAATGGCAATGTATATTATGGAGAAATTCTCCAAGTGATCCCCTTGAAACgtacaaattaaaaacattgACATACGGGACAAGTAGTGCTCCGTACTTGGCGGTAAAATGTCTTCAAGAGTTGGCCACGACACATTCACAAGATTATCCAATAGGATCAATGGTGGCTTTGCGAGACTTCTATGTTGACAATCTCATGACTGGTGGTAACACTATTGAGAGTACAATTCAAATAAAGAGAGAGGTGTCTGCCCTATTGCAGAAGGGAGGTtttattctcagaaaatttgcaGCTAGTGATGAACGTATATTGGCTGATGTTCCAATGGTGGACAGAGAGGAAATCATCAAGGTGGATGACACACAATTTGTAAAGACACTGGGTCTTAAATGGTCACCAGATGAGGACGTTTTTAGTTATTCTTTCAACGACACACAACATACCTTAAAGAAAACTACGAAGAGAGTAATTTTATCCAATATGGCAAAGCTTTTTGACCCTCTGGGATTGGTCAGTCCTATAGTCGTCAGATGTAAAATGTTGTTGCAAATTATTTGGGCTCAAAAACTTCATTGGGATGAAACGGTACCCCAAGATGTACTAATGGAATGGAATGATGTGAAGTATCAATTAATGCTGGCAGCTCAATTAAAAATACCCAGGTTTGTAGCCTTTAACAACTATACTAATATACATGCATTTGCAGATGCCAGCATTAAAGCTTATGGTGCTTGTATTTATGTGGTCACAAGAGAATTTGGCGTTACCAAATCATCATTGCTATGTGCCAAATCAAGGGTGGCGCCGTTAAAACCCATTACCTTGCCCAGATTGGAGCTGTGCGCTGCGGTGCTTCTAGTCCAACTTTTAAATTCTGTACTGCATGGGTTTCCAAGTTCACCACAAAGCATAACATGTTGGTCAGACTCGATGATTACATTGTGTTGGATAGCTGGAAATCCAACTCGTTGGAACACATTCGTATCTAATCGAGTTACCAAAATAAAAGAAGGCAGCTGCGGTGCCAATTGGCGACATGTACCATCAGATCTTAACCCGGCGGACATCGTATCGAGGGGCGCAACAACAACAGTACTAACTAACAACAGATTATGGTTTCACGGGCCTCAGTTTTTATTGCAGGATGAAGGTGAGTGGCCTTCAAACGTGTGGTTAAATCCAGAGGAAGCTATGTGTGa
Encoded here:
- the LOC142240048 gene encoding uncharacterized protein LOC142240048, coding for MSKEGMSVLEETTGTPGNSSNLIHVKVLHRDNIMKQVLNEASNLAEYNNLTIHQLEVKLSLLERRLEAFESAQDAYFKIKSCILERMSNLRLNITEPSMCSTRVLTSSPQQPQRPSLPPLQLSKFNGDYTTWSDFYNMFLVLVHENSDLSVISKFQYLRSCLTDEAARLIQALEMTPQNYEEALQILKLRYDNKRFIFQSHIEKIFSIKQLRNPSAHEVRDFMDYTNANIRALQTIASREQISNGILLHMIVSKLDADTQSKWEEEIFTNWDNGETNDELVLPELKDLSLFLERRCKSLDLMSSNEIKHRQFHMKPPNNNSFQAKKKSASSFVVSNAPTQCCFCKSPTPHNPFNCRKFIEMKDTERFRMVKNLKLCLNCLGTNHFASKCPSTNRCQLCNNTHHTLLHKQQSSSPSLPQPSTLLPPLPSQPTPSITPPESTAATSLHLSDIDSTVILGTAQVELKSSKGRSIIVRALLDSGSQLHFVTEHIAQYLRVPRTKISMEVNGIAHNSIGAFNTCSFAVTSLYSDYSSSITATIIPSITSYQPQNALDIKQWRIPGNVKLADNSFYLPGPIDLLIGAELFYELLLVGQIKNGNTPTLQKTRLGWIVVGSSLQQKQEQRTLNNTAQPAVSSALLATTSNQNSPQSCATI
- the LOC142241135 gene encoding uncharacterized protein LOC142241135 isoform X1, with the translated sequence MTEEPLLETILERFWNVEECSPSPTQGFTVEEEECEKMFKETTTRCPVSNKFIVRLPFKVNPSVLGSSFEISQRRFYSLENKLYRNPNLWSEYGSFIREYIQLQHMELAKPTENITYNYIPHHWVTKLDSSTTKLRVVFDASCRTNNGIALNEILRVGPTLQEDIFTILIRFRYHKFALVADIAKMYRQVLVDERDCQWQCILWRNSPSDPLETYKLKTLTYGTSSAPYLAVKCLQELATTHSQDYPIGSMVALRDFYVDNLMTGGNTIESTIQIKREVSALLQKGGFILRKFAASDERILADVPMVDREEIIKVDDTQFVKTLGLKWSPDEDVFSYSFNDTQHTLKKTTKRVILSNMAKLFDPLGLVSPIVVRCKMLLQIIWAQKLHWDETVPQDVLMEWNDVKYQLMLAAQLKIPRFVAFNNYTNIHAFADASIKAYGACIYVVTREFGVTKSSLLCAKSRVAPLKPITLPRLELCAAVLLVQLLNSVLHGFPSSPQSITCWSDSMITLCWIAGNPTRWNTFVSNRVTKIKEGSCGANWRHVPSDLNPADIVSRGATTTVLTNNRLWFHGPQFLLQDEVKAVHLELVPDLTTNAFIAALKRFISRRGYCSTIYSDNATNFIGANRELKDLLKLFLTQNHNQLVEECCRSLGIEWKFIPPRSPHFGGLWESAVKKAKYYLRRAIGTHILTFDELHTVTCQAEAIINSRPLTPISSDPNDLHPLTPAHFLVGRPLTTIPEPSQINENPSSLKRYHILRWIHQTFWDRWRNEYLNTIQQKTKWAGSRQNLQLNDLVLIKEDTSPPLKWPMGRIVATHPGEDGFVSVVTVRTIDGTFKRAVAKLCKLPIETAETNIESKLPRGENVGN
- the LOC142241135 gene encoding uncharacterized protein LOC142241135 isoform X2 encodes the protein MTEEPLLETILERFWNVEECSPSPTQGFTVEEEECEKMFKETTTRCPVSNKFIVRLPFKVNPSVLGSSFEISQRRFYSLENKLYRNPNLWSEYGSFIREYIQLQHMELAKPTENITYNYIPHHWVTKLDSSTTKLRVVFDASCRTNNGIALNEILRVGPTLQEDIFTILIRFRYHKFALVADIAKMYRQVLVDERDCQWQCILWRNSPSDPLETYKLKTLTYGTSSAPYLAVKCLQELATTHSQDYPIGSMVALRDFYVDNLMTGGNTIESTIQIKREVSALLQKGGFILRKFAASDERILADVPMVDREEIIKVDDTQFVKTLGLKWSPDEDVFSYSFNDTQHTLKKTTKRVILSNMAKLFDPLGLVSPIVVRCKMLLQIIWAQKLHWDETVPQDVLMEWNDVKYQLMLAAQLKIPRFVAFNNYTNIHAFADASIKAYGACIYVVTREFGVTKSSLLCAKSRVAPLKPITLPRLELCAAVLLVQLLNSVLHGFPSSPQSITCWSDSMITLCWIAGNPTRWNTFVSNRVTKIKEGSCGANWRHVPSDLNPADIVSRGATTTVLTNNRLWFHGPQFLLQDEGEWPSNVWLNPEEAMCEAKKTKTSLIVAKREDFISNHKYVNNYGKLLRIMAYVSRFISSTRKQKILCGPIVVSELNQSFKYIRQIMQTTYFAEEQQALFQNKSISRRSKLFQLSPFLHEGLIRVGGRLSNSNLAFAAKHPIVLPCTHPFTHTIIRHLHRLHLHAGALTLHNIIRESLWVLNAKRTIRKVIHNCVICYRCRPITERQLRQFTSNWFPI